From the Calliopsis andreniformis isolate RMS-2024a chromosome 4, iyCalAndr_principal, whole genome shotgun sequence genome, one window contains:
- the Elp3 gene encoding elongator complex protein 3 isoform X1, which yields MVKKRKEFEQSKEERMVMTIGEIIQELLRAHEENRDVDLNKLKTRIASKYGLEASPRLVDIIAAVPIDARNILVPKLKAKPIRTASGIAVVAVMCKPHRCPHINMTGNICVYCPGGPDSDFEYSTQSYTGYEPTSMRAIRARYNPFLQTRHRVEQLKQLGHSVDKIEFIVMGGTFMSLPEDYRDYFIRNLHDALSGHVSSNVDEAVKYSERSRTKCIGITIETRPDYCLKKHLSDMLRYGCTRLEIGVQSVYEDVARDTNRGHTVRAVSESFQLSKDAGFKVIAHMMPDLPNVDIERDVNQFIEFFENPAFRADGLKIYPTLVIRGTGLYELWKTGRYKSYPPSVLVDLIARILALIPPWTRVYRVQRDIPMPLVSSGVEHGNLRELALARMRDLGTHCRDVRTREVGIQEIHHKVQPYEVELIRRDYVANGGWETFLSYEDPTQDILVGLLRLRKCSNETFRPELKDKCSIVRELHVYGSVVPVNARDPTKFQHQGFGMLLMEEAERIAKEEHGSHKIAVISGVGTRNYYRKMGYELDGPYMSKMLVDCK from the exons ATGGTGAAGAAGAGAAAAG AATTCGAGCAAAGCAAGGAAGAACGCATGGTTATGACAATTGGAGAAATTATACAGGAACTCTTGAGAGCACATGAAGAGAACAGAGATGTTGATCTAAACAAATTAAAGACTCGAATAGCTTCTAAGTATGGCTTGGAAGCTTCTCCCAGACTAGTTGATATTATTGCAGCTGTACCTATTGATGCAAGGAATATACTGGTGCCAAAATTGAAAGCAAAACCTATTAGAACTGCTAGTGGA ATAGCTGTCGTGGCTGTCATGTGTAAACCACACAGATGTCCTCATATCAACATGACAGGAAATATTTGTGTCTATTGCCCTGGTGGACCTGATTCAGATTTTGAGTATTCAACACAATCTTACACTGGTTATGAACCTACATCTATGAGAGCCATTCGTGCAAGATATAATCCATTCTTGCAAACAAGACATCGTGTGGAGCAA CTCAAACAACTGGGACACAGTGTAGATAAAATTGAGTTCATTGTCATGGGTGGTACCTTCATGTCTCTGCCAGAGGATTACAGAGATTATTTTATTCGTAACTTACATGATGCATTGTCTGGACATGTCAGCAGCAACGTTGATGAAGCTGTAAAATATTCTGAAAGAAGTAGAACAAAATGTATTGGAATTACCATAGAAACACGACCTGATTATTGTCTTAAAAAACATCTTTCGGATATGCTGCGCTATGG GTGTACTCGTTTAGAAATTGGCGTACAATCCGTGTACGAAGATGTAGCACGAGATACTAACAGGGGGCACACGGTGCGTGCAGTGAGCGAGAGTTTTCAACTGTCTAAAGATGCTGGGTTCAAAGTAATAGCACATATGATGCCGGATTTGCCAAACGTGGACATCGAGAGAGATGTTAATCAATTCATT gaattttttgaaaaccCAGCTTTTAGAGCAgatggattgaaaatttatcCCACATTAGTTATACGCGGTACAGGTTTGTACGAGCTATGGAAAACTGGGAGGTACAAAAGTTATCCACCAAGCGTTTTGGTGGATCTCATAGCTCGTATTTTGGCTTTAATTCCCCCCTGGACGCGAGTGTATCGCGTGCAAAGAGATATACCTATGCCTCTAGTCAG TTCAGGTGTAGAACATGGTAATTTGCGTGAATTAGCTCTAGCAAGAATGAGGGATCTAGGAACACACTGTCGCGACGTGAGAACTCGAGAAGTAGGAATCCAGGAAATACATCACAAAGTACAGCCTTATGAAGTAGAATTAATACGTCGCGATTATGTTGCAAACGGAGGGTGGGAGACATTTTTATCATACGAAGATCCTACACAGGATATCTTAGTTGGCTTACTGAGATTGAGAAAATGCTCTAACGAAACCTTCAG GCCAGAACTGAAAGACAAATGTTCAATAGTGAGAGAACTTCATGTGTACGGCAGTGTTGTTCCTGTTAATGCTCGAGATCCAACTAAATTTCAGCATCAAGGTTTCGGCATGCTACTGATGGAAGAAGCTGAGAGGATTGCGAAGGAGGAACATGGGTCTCATAAAATTGCAGTAATATCAG GTGTTGGGACACGTAACTATTACAGAAAAATGGGCTACGAATTAGACGGCCCCTACATGTCCAAAATGCTAGTAGACTGCAAATAA
- the Elp3 gene encoding elongator complex protein 3 isoform X2 yields MCKPHRCPHINMTGNICVYCPGGPDSDFEYSTQSYTGYEPTSMRAIRARYNPFLQTRHRVEQLKQLGHSVDKIEFIVMGGTFMSLPEDYRDYFIRNLHDALSGHVSSNVDEAVKYSERSRTKCIGITIETRPDYCLKKHLSDMLRYGCTRLEIGVQSVYEDVARDTNRGHTVRAVSESFQLSKDAGFKVIAHMMPDLPNVDIERDVNQFIEFFENPAFRADGLKIYPTLVIRGTGLYELWKTGRYKSYPPSVLVDLIARILALIPPWTRVYRVQRDIPMPLVSSGVEHGNLRELALARMRDLGTHCRDVRTREVGIQEIHHKVQPYEVELIRRDYVANGGWETFLSYEDPTQDILVGLLRLRKCSNETFRPELKDKCSIVRELHVYGSVVPVNARDPTKFQHQGFGMLLMEEAERIAKEEHGSHKIAVISGVGTRNYYRKMGYELDGPYMSKMLVDCK; encoded by the exons ATGTGTAAACCACACAGATGTCCTCATATCAACATGACAGGAAATATTTGTGTCTATTGCCCTGGTGGACCTGATTCAGATTTTGAGTATTCAACACAATCTTACACTGGTTATGAACCTACATCTATGAGAGCCATTCGTGCAAGATATAATCCATTCTTGCAAACAAGACATCGTGTGGAGCAA CTCAAACAACTGGGACACAGTGTAGATAAAATTGAGTTCATTGTCATGGGTGGTACCTTCATGTCTCTGCCAGAGGATTACAGAGATTATTTTATTCGTAACTTACATGATGCATTGTCTGGACATGTCAGCAGCAACGTTGATGAAGCTGTAAAATATTCTGAAAGAAGTAGAACAAAATGTATTGGAATTACCATAGAAACACGACCTGATTATTGTCTTAAAAAACATCTTTCGGATATGCTGCGCTATGG GTGTACTCGTTTAGAAATTGGCGTACAATCCGTGTACGAAGATGTAGCACGAGATACTAACAGGGGGCACACGGTGCGTGCAGTGAGCGAGAGTTTTCAACTGTCTAAAGATGCTGGGTTCAAAGTAATAGCACATATGATGCCGGATTTGCCAAACGTGGACATCGAGAGAGATGTTAATCAATTCATT gaattttttgaaaaccCAGCTTTTAGAGCAgatggattgaaaatttatcCCACATTAGTTATACGCGGTACAGGTTTGTACGAGCTATGGAAAACTGGGAGGTACAAAAGTTATCCACCAAGCGTTTTGGTGGATCTCATAGCTCGTATTTTGGCTTTAATTCCCCCCTGGACGCGAGTGTATCGCGTGCAAAGAGATATACCTATGCCTCTAGTCAG TTCAGGTGTAGAACATGGTAATTTGCGTGAATTAGCTCTAGCAAGAATGAGGGATCTAGGAACACACTGTCGCGACGTGAGAACTCGAGAAGTAGGAATCCAGGAAATACATCACAAAGTACAGCCTTATGAAGTAGAATTAATACGTCGCGATTATGTTGCAAACGGAGGGTGGGAGACATTTTTATCATACGAAGATCCTACACAGGATATCTTAGTTGGCTTACTGAGATTGAGAAAATGCTCTAACGAAACCTTCAG GCCAGAACTGAAAGACAAATGTTCAATAGTGAGAGAACTTCATGTGTACGGCAGTGTTGTTCCTGTTAATGCTCGAGATCCAACTAAATTTCAGCATCAAGGTTTCGGCATGCTACTGATGGAAGAAGCTGAGAGGATTGCGAAGGAGGAACATGGGTCTCATAAAATTGCAGTAATATCAG GTGTTGGGACACGTAACTATTACAGAAAAATGGGCTACGAATTAGACGGCCCCTACATGTCCAAAATGCTAGTAGACTGCAAATAA